The DNA window AATATAGATATGTACTATATCTGTACGTCACTCTGTTCATGTATCGATGAATCGCCGCAAACGTACACTGCACCCAGCCTCCCTCTCGGCACGCAGGTCCCCACCGTCATCTtccccctccctcgcgcgggGCTTCCTCTCTTGCAGTCGACACAAtcatatacataaatatacatagGTACAGtccacacacacatgcgtgtctatatgtgtacatatgtatgtgcacGTCTTTCTGAATCGACTGCACCTTCAATCAGAGCCGCGTGGCAGCTGTTTTGTTACTTatcgctgtcttctctgcagcttctgTCGCGCCTTGGTTTCCCCCCTCAGCCTCTGGAGCCGTGGGCGCGGGCGTCCCCCACGTCTCTGCCGTCGCGTTGACTCGCCGCTTACTTGATTTTCACGCCTTGACAGGCCTCCTCTGGGCTCAGCCGCCaccggcagacgccgagcgctCCGCCTAGTCTCCGGACCTCCCACGGACTGAAGTGCCTGGCCAAGATGTCTTCGAtcttccgccgccccccctcaCGAGCCTGAgtgcaggcgcacgcgcaggcgcacggAGGCCTCGGGAGGTCGGGGGCCTGCTCCTCGAGCGAGAGATTCGACGGCGCTCCACGGGCCGCCTTGCACAGGTCGCGCAcccccgcgagaggcgcagaatTGCCCAGCGGAAGCTTGACGGTCtccgagagcgcgagcgccactCGCTGAGAGAGGAACGCGGACGAAGACAACTGAACACATGTAACGCgtgcgacgaggaggcagccgcagacgactcAGCTCTCCGAAATGACTgcagcaccccagaaactcacCTGTCCCCATGGAGCGGCATAAATGAGGCGAGCACTGGCTATGGCAAGTAGTGTAAAACTAAATCAGACGCGGCTAGAGGAGCAACCTACCACAGAGAGTCGACTCTTCAGATTGATACTTATACTTGTTCGAAGATCGTGAGACCgcatatgcacatatacgTGAATACCACACGGCCATACACTTGTACCCATGCAGCACTGCGGGTAGACGTGTAGGCACTTGCAAAACGAGTCATTCCCAATCTGCATATATAAGTCCCACGCTGTAGTCGCACTGGCCCCCTGAATACGAATACTTGACCATATGATTCATCCCAGTTTGGCATGTGGCTATGAAGAAATGCTCAAGTTCCCTTTTCGCCTCTCGGGTCTACAGAATGCACACACTCCgacgctgcgtctgctgcgtcagccTCACCTCCCGCAGCCGCTTTTCTTCCTGGGCGCAGTTCGCGCCGGTCTCTGGGTCTTCTCTCTCAAGTTCGCTTGCTAACTCCCCCGCTGCGTTGCTCGGCGAAAAGACAGGCCTGCCGGCGAGCATGGGATGCActgcgacgaggaggagatgCTGCACCATCTCCTGAGCAACCTGCGCGACTTGCGCCATCGCGTTTTGCTGTCCTTCAGGGCCTCTCTCTTTCCGGGCGCCCCACCacccctcctcgcctccaggCTCCCTGTTCGCCTCcacggtctccgcgcgcggcgcctccgcgtggcgtcgctttcgcgacttggcggaaggcgcttcagagtcctcttcggcggacgcctcgtcttcctcctcttgctCGCGACACGACGCAAGAACCGCGTCACagagcgcccgcgaggccttcTGGTTCGCTTGTACGTACACGGCGGCCTGCGGACAGGCTGAGAAGGAAAGCAGATGCACTTCGCCGTTCaaaggcggcagcagcggcagcatgcacgccgcccgcaggcgccgcagcacgaGAGGATAGACGCACTGCCTCGCGAACGCCAAGAACGCGAGCGAAAGCTTtgcgcgcttcttccctgtcgcctgcgaggcgcttgAAGCCTCCAAAGCGCGGAGATGCGCGCTGAACACGCTGTCGACCTCGCCGGTGGAGGCGAAAAAACTcggcagaagaagcggaaggaggcgacgaagagccgCAGGACAGGAAGACGGGTCCGTGCTGAGAAGGGAACCGCAGAAACGGAAACAGACGCTCACGGGCTCTGCGTGACGCCATCCCCTTTCGAAACAGCCATGCGCGTCCGAGCACACCGTCCTCCACGGTCATATGATCAAAAATTTCGCTTTTTTCCAAGGTTTTTCCCGTTTTCAACAGCAGCGCCTTGAACCTGATCTGCCACTGGGCAAACGCGGATGCAGTGCGTAGTATATATGGGCTTCATTCGAAGCATGTAAGCATGCAcaagtatatgcatgcacgtaTGGATTCTTGTGATCCTCGTGAACATGCaaacgcgcggagagacgggaTTCATGCGTGGCCTCAGAGGCCCGAAACAAGTCGTCGGAACCCCAAAAAAACACTTGCGGAATTTCGCGTCGTCCCTCGAATGCCACAGGCGCTGAGATGAGACTTTTTTCactgctgcggcctctctcgATTCACCTACTTCGTGAGGAGGAGCTTCTGCGGCAGGCCGGTCTCTGCTCGGCAGGGCTTCTGTTCGTTCTGGCGTTGCTTTTTCGCAATCCGGTCTCCgtccgcggtcgcctcttggtttccgctcgcgtctcctcgctcctcgTCACACGTCGTCCGGTTCCcctcgcaggccgctgccggcgggccttcgcggcgtctcgccagcccagtcgcctcgcggcagaCCGAGTCAAcgaggcctgcggccgcgtagAGAAGACTGCCTTCCTCGCAGAAGACCGAGtccccgcgctcgcggcacgGGCGCGAGCAGACCGgcacggccgccgccgaagcggcggccgcgctcgccagcggtTTCTCCTCAACTGGCCctgaaggaggcggcgatgcACGCCTCACGCCTGATTCGCGCAGATCATCAAGGGAAGACGGCGGGAGCcccccggcggcgggagggaaCGGCGCGTCGCGAAGGTCAAAAATGCAGAGACGTAGCCCGCCAAACTCGCGGAATGCATTTGCGAGAAGACTAGGAtactgcagcagctcgtccTGCGTGATCACCAAGACGTGAGGCGTCTTCCGAGCGCTcaccgcgccctcgcctcgccggccttcgccgGTCTCACGAcctccctctcgcgtctcgctcgattctcctgcggcgccctcgccttccgcctcggcgccgtccatccgacgcgcgccgctgcctcccccgaggtccgcctcgtcgcgtcCTGCAGCGCTCTCGTCGCGTCCTGCAGCGCTCTCGTCGCGTCCTGCAGCGCTCTCGTCGCGTCCTGCAGCGCTCTCGTCGCGTCCTGCAGCACCCCTCGCGGCGTGCTCTTCAGTCGCTGTCTTTGTGAGAAGGTCCTGGGGGCCTGGgaggagcgcctcctcgcctgcggtcgGAAGAGACTCATCCGCATCCTGCAGGCtgtccgcgggcgcaggctcGGATCCGAGAagctcgtcgcggccgcagagcgacGAAGCTGCGACAAAGTGATGGAGGAGAAGCCTCACGGAGAGCGCGGGAGCCCAGCGCTTGAAGACCCTAAGCCAGCGCCgtacgcgaggcgcgagcgcgagaggcggcgagcccgtcacgccgctgccgccagccagAGGAGCGGACGCGAAAGGAtacgcgtcgccctgcgggTGGGAGGAGGCCCTTCCcagaggggcggcggcgcgggggacgTCAAGCAGCTGGCGCTTGGCCTCGCAGGAAGACACGATTAACAGAGACGGCAGCTCAAACGCCCCCATCTGGTAcgccagcgagagaagcaTTGCGGTCTGCACCGACGAACCctggcggacgcgcgacagaagaCGGAAAACAGAGATTCACCCCTAATCCCTAGTCGAGGTGCTGCAGAGAAGCTCAGCGCATCAAGCGCGCACAGGCGTCTTCACCAGCAGTCAAGACCCAAAGGCACGCGTGAACCACCTCCGCACACAACTGCACATAAATGTATCCAAATACAaacacgtatatacatatatacatatatatatacatgtatgcgTGCGCGCCCCTGTATACATACCTGCATGCGCGAATCAGTCAAGCGCACGCACCCCGACAGAGAGGACAAAACCAGCAAAAAAAGCGACGCCCAGCCGCAGGATGGGAAGCACGCAAACACGGCGAATACGCATCAGCCCAtcgctcgtctccgccggctccAAAGAGGCGAGCACCTAGCGCGGATGTAAGACGCTTGCAGCACGCTCACACGCGAGTTTCTGCACACATCATTTGGCGCGATTCAGCAGTTAAAAGCTTACCATTCCCGCTTCATCTGCGAGGACAAAACCGCCGAGTGTGTCTGAGAGCGCCTTGCTCGTCGAGCCGCACAGGAGAGACAGCCAGTGAACACctggaaagaaaaaaaacgccGCGTCCATAGTCGTCAGAGcatcacatatatatatatatatatatgcgtcaAACGTATGGCTACACATAGGAATATAAATATTCTAACGGAGCGAGACACTGTTTTTTCCGATGTGCCTGTTGAGCGGAGTTAGAGCGAGAGTTTCGCAGCGCGACCCCCGCCGGCGAGCAAGAGGCGAGATGAGTCTCGTACCTGCGAGCTGGTAGGGGAAGAGCTGAAGTCGAAAGAGTGACGCGATGGTGTGCCGGTCGACTTGCGGGAGAGCAATGTAGGGGaatctgctgcagcagattCGCAGGTTGCCTCGTGACCTGCTCCATCCTCTCCactcgcgcctgcagcgacagTCGACGCTCTGCACTTGACtcagctcctcctccgccgccgtgccGAACCCGGAGGCCTTTCCTCCTTCCGCAATCTCAGCGGTCTCCTTGCTGCCCTGGGGGTCGTCGAAAGTCCCcaacggcgcagagacaggcgagggACGTCGGTGTgactctgcctctccgcagcgagTGCCTGACTCGGGTTCAGGATccgtcgcgtcgccctcgcccccccacggagaccgccgcggcgtgtctCGAAGTCGCGTCGGTCCCTGCCGGCTGTCATGCGTGCGCTGACCctccagctgccgccgcagcgtctctgcgagactggaggcgaacgcaagcgccgcctgcgcagtctcggcagcgtcgccgcgtccgcggccttctgcgtcgccctgctcgcCCAACGCAGCGTCATATCGGTCTTCTTCCGTGTCTGGCGCTTGAGGCGCGTGTCCGTCCCACACGTCGGGCGTCTGGCACGCATCTTctgccgcgtgcggcggctccgccgcagtccccttttcggcgccttcgcgggctCGACCGCCAGGGCGTCGGGTgcactcgcgcgcagcgggcccttcctcgcggcggaagagTGAAGACGTGGAGCTCTTCAGAATCAGGTACGCACCCGCGCCTGCATGGGCGCCGAgcttctctgccgcgtcgtcgtgcaggcgccgcggctcgcggcgatgCAGGCCCGACATGGCCAAACGCTCGCCGAGTCCCCTCGGATCCATTCTCGCACTCACGAAAAAACGTATcggagagagacaaaaaaCTCGCCCAGCTCATTGACGAGGCTGAGTCAAAGGCGGGAACATCATAGGACCGCCACACGCACGAATGAGCAGCCTCAAACTCGAATGAGCAGCTTCTCACTCGAATGAGCAGCTTCACAggccctccctctccttgCGGCGTCGACTCGGATGTAGGCAAACACGGATGCGCACAAGCAATATTCCGCACATGGATACTGCTGCATAGTCGTGCATATAAAAGTGTTAACTGCTGTTCCGCTTCGCCTGTTCTGCCGGAGTACGCCGAGCTTGCTCTCGAATGTGTCAGAAGCGAGTCTCCATGGCTAGAAGGAGTAGCGCGAGTGCAGGGAGGACTAAAACTGTCGAGTCCCCCAATCAGGCTGATGCGAGACCGACAACCGGAGACGAGGCTTTCTTTCAAACGTGCGCCGGAGGCTGGGCAgcctcctgcctcctcgcgtgTCTGCACGTGACTCTCAGTTTCCAGGTTTCGCTCCTCCCGTCTCCCTGTAAAGAAAAAAAGATGGCgcaaaagagaaaacgacaACGGGAAAGACGAAGAACGGAGATGCAGACGCGGTTTGCCCCTGACACAGCACAAGGATGGGTCGTCTGCTGTCTTTACACCCCCCAGCACGGGAAAAACAACTACAAAAAAAGCTTACTCTGGGGCCCAACTCGCACGGCCTTCAGCGCTGTCTTGACGAAACGAAGCATCAAAGTGCCGA is part of the Besnoitia besnoiti strain Bb-Ger1 chromosome XII, whole genome shotgun sequence genome and encodes:
- a CDS encoding hypothetical protein (encoded by transcript BESB_023850) — encoded protein: MDPRGLGERLAMSGLHRREPRRLHDDAAEKLGAHAGAGAYLILKSSTSSLFRREEGPAARECTRRPGGRAREGAEKGTAAEPPHAAEDACQTPDVWDGHAPQAPDTEEDRYDAALGEQGDAEGRGRGDAAETAQAALAFASSLAETLRRQLEGQRTHDSRQGPTRLRDTPRRSPWGGEGDATDPEPESGTRCGEAESHRRPSPVSAPLGTFDDPQGSKETAEIAEGGKASGFGTAAEEELSQVQSVDCRCRREWRGWSRSRGNLRICCSRFPYIALPQVDRHTIASLFRLQLFPYQLAGVHWLSLLCGSTSKALSDTLGGFVLADEAGMGSSVQTAMLLSLAYQMGAFELPSLLIVSSCEAKRQLLDVPRAAAPLGRASSHPQGDAYPFASAPLAGGSGVTGSPPLALAPRVRRWLRVFKRWAPALSVRLLLHHFVAASSLCGRDELLGSEPAPADSLQDADESLPTAGEEALLPGPQDLLTKTATEEHAARGAAGRDESAAGRDESAAGRDESAAGRDESAAGRDEADLGGGSGARRMDGAEAEGEGAAGESSETREGGRETGEGRRGEGAVSARKTPHVLVITQDELLQYPSLLANAFREFGGLRLCIFDLRDAPFPPAAGGLPPSSLDDLRESGVRRASPPPSGPVEEKPLASAAAASAAAVPVCSRPCRERGDSVFCEEGSLLYAAAGLVDSVCREATGLARRREGPPAAACEGNRTTCDEERGDASGNQEATADGDRIAKKQRQNEQKPCRAETGLPQKLLLTNTDPSSCPAALRRLLPLLLPSFFASTGEVDSVFSAHLRALEASSASQATGKKRAKLSLAFLAFARQCVYPLVLRRLRAACMLPLLPPLNGEVHLLSFSACPQAAVYVQANQKASRALCDAVLASCREQEEEDEASAEEDSEAPSAKSRKRRHAEAPRAETVEANREPGGEEGWWGARKERGPEGQQNAMAQVAQVAQEMVQHLLLVAVHPMLAGRPVFSPSNAAGELASELEREDPETGANCAQEEKRLRERVALALSETVKLPLGNSAPLAGVRDLCKAARGAPSNLSLEEQAPDLPRPPCACACACTQAREGGRRKIEDILARHFSPWEVRRLGGALGVCRWRLSPEEACQGVKIKWLRDFLATLGDGLLPESKGNREKIGANVAHEVAASDQRNGECDAGASKPQEEGGCAAGGAASDGDVCAAPAGSNDARCESESIASAVKCGEEGSRKKRLRKVVILNPLCGDDAPTSRQSRTGATGPERAADELKRLALHASSAGRRDKGQGGAEAALTAARTTSSLASFLQAALGKMIFVIPYGSSKQAAAQVFHDFLREDPADVPALLVEDLAVLFQLRPHSLALVSDLVWLATPASPLPRPLRDSRVSACGATQSRGAERDEEAVWWGEEKKEKGDIVRCVRRDVYASADAQTGGEEEEDGCFIVREDIRQVENCFRCVGHATERLSVYYLCCEGSIDEVCFRSTCAAEDLLRLS